The following DNA comes from Nocardioides sp. JQ2195.
TGGGCGAAGCTGCCACCCGAGGAGCACGAGAAGGGGATGGCGTCCCACGGGCAGTTCCAGGCCGACCTCGAGGCCGGCGGGCACCGCATCATCGCGGTGAGCCCGTTGGAACCGTCGACCCTGGCCACCTCGATGCGACCCGACGGCAACGGTGGCGCCATCGTCACCGACGGCCCGTTCACCGAGTCAGCCGAGCAGGTGGTCGGCTTCTACTGGATCGAGTCCGACGACGAGGCCGGGCTGCGTGAGATCTGTGCCCGGTTCGCCTCCCGTGGCGAGCACATCGAGCTCCGCCGTCGCCCGCAGGAGGAACGGCACTCATGAAGCGCTACATCTTCCTGATCGCCTACGAGCCCGGCCACTTCGAGCAGCTGACGGCCGAGCAGCAGGAGCCGTTCTTCACCGCGCACGCATCGTTCTCGGCGTACGTGGCCGAACACGGGCAGGAGCACGGTTCGGCCGCACTGGCCGACACCGACACGGCAACCACTGTGCGGCACGTCGACGGCGCCGCGACGATCAGTGACGGCCCGTTCGCCGAGACGGTGGAGATGATCGGCGGGTACTACGACGTGGAGCTCCCCGACATGGACCACGCGATTGCCGCCGCGGCCCTGCTCCCCCCGTCGTACGCCGTGGAGATCCGGCCGACGGTGACCATCTCGAGGTGACCGATCCGGACGCAGTGCTCGACGCGACGGTTCGCGAGGAGTGGGGCCGGCTCGTGGCCCTGCTCCTCGCGCGCCACCGCCGGCTCGACCTCGTCGAGGACGCGCTGGCCGACGCCGTCGAGGCGGCCGCGCGGGCCTGGCCCGAGCAGGGAGTCCCGCACAACCCACCGGCGTGGCTGAACACCGTGGCCAACCGTCGCATCCTCGACCAGCTGAGGGCCGAGGCGATCCACCAGCGCAAGGTGCCGCAGCTGGTCATGGACGCCACGCGGCCTGTCCCGGCCGAGGTGATGGCCGACCCCGGTGGCCTCATCGAGGACGAGCTGCTCCGGCTGGTGCTGATGTGCGCACACCCGGCCCTCGCCCCCGAAGCAGCCGGCGCCCTGGCCCTGCGCCTGGTCGTCGGTGTCAGCACGCCCGACATAGCGCGGCTGTTCCTCGTTCCCGAGTCGACGATGGCGGCTCGGATCACCCGCGCGAAGAAGAAGATCGTCTCCGCCGGGATCCCGTTCGCGGTGCCGAGTGAGGAAGACCTTCCCGGGCGTCTCGACACGGTCGCCCAGATCGGCTACCTCGCGTTCACCGCGGGCTACGCGCCGGGATCCGGGCCGGACCTGTTGCGTGCGGAGCTCGCCGGGACCGCGATCGAGCTGATCTCGGTCACCGACGACCTGCGAGGGCAGGACGATCCGGTGCTGGTCTCGTTGCGGGCGCTGATGGGATTCCAGCACTCACGCCGTGACGCGCGGGTCGATGCGGCGGGAGCGCTGGTGCTGCTGGCCGACCAGGATCGAACCCGTTGGCACCGCGACGAGATCGCCGCCGCGCACGAACGGCTGATGAGCCCGGCACTGCTCGGGCCGATGTCGCCCCGCGCCGCCGCCTACACCCTGCAGGCACGGATCGCTGCCGAGCACGCCCTGGCACCCTCCACGGCGGCCACGAGCTGGTCCCGCATCGTCTCGCTCTACGA
Coding sequences within:
- a CDS encoding YciI family protein, with the translated sequence MSHFMILLPAPEAEWAKLPPEEHEKGMASHGQFQADLEAGGHRIIAVSPLEPSTLATSMRPDGNGGAIVTDGPFTESAEQVVGFYWIESDDEAGLREICARFASRGEHIELRRRPQEERHS
- a CDS encoding YciI family protein, producing MKRYIFLIAYEPGHFEQLTAEQQEPFFTAHASFSAYVAEHGQEHGSAALADTDTATTVRHVDGAATISDGPFAETVEMIGGYYDVELPDMDHAIAAAALLPPSYAVEIRPTVTISR
- a CDS encoding DUF6596 domain-containing protein, producing MTDPDAVLDATVREEWGRLVALLLARHRRLDLVEDALADAVEAAARAWPEQGVPHNPPAWLNTVANRRILDQLRAEAIHQRKVPQLVMDATRPVPAEVMADPGGLIEDELLRLVLMCAHPALAPEAAGALALRLVVGVSTPDIARLFLVPESTMAARITRAKKKIVSAGIPFAVPSEEDLPGRLDTVAQIGYLAFTAGYAPGSGPDLLRAELAGTAIELISVTDDLRGQDDPVLVSLRALMGFQHSRRDARVDAAGALVLLADQDRTRWHRDEIAAAHERLMSPALLGPMSPRAAAYTLQARIAAEHALAPSTAATSWSRIVSLYDLLLQVMPGAPTEVARAVAVAEERGPAAGLEALGPITWAGSHRLPAVRADLLARLGDTDAARSAYDTAIDLCRNETELAHLRARRDSLDGSG